The nucleotide sequence CACCCCGATGAAGGACATCCGGGTCGACGCGGTCTTCATGGGCTCGTGCACCAACAGCCGCATCGAAGACCTCCGCGCCTTCGCGTCGATCGTCAAGGGCCAGAAGAAGGCAGACGGCGTCCGCGTCATGGTCGTCCCGGGCTCTGCCCGCGTGCGCATCGAGGCCGAGGCCGAAGGGCTCGACAAGGTGTTCACCGACTTCGGCGCCGAGTGGCGCTTCGCCGGCTGCTCGATGTGCCTCGGCATGAACCCCGACCAGCTGGCTCCGGGGGAGCGCTGCGCGTCCACGTCGAACCGCAACTTCGAGGGCCGCCAGGGGAAGGGTGGGCGGACGCACCTCGTGTCGCCGCTCGTGGCCGCTGCGACGGCTATCCGGGGCACGCTCTCGAGCCCGTGGGACCTCGCGCCGGGCGACGACTCGGCTGCTCCTCCGACCTCCGACCTGCAGACCGAGGGGGCACTCTGATGCACAAGACCACCATCGTCACCTGCACCGTCGCGCCCCTGAAGCGCTCGAACGTCGACACCGACCAGATCATCCCGGCGGTGTTCCTCAAGCGCGTCACGAAGACGGGCTACGACGACGCCCTCTTCTACTCGTGGCGCCAGGACCCGGCGTTCGTGCTCAACCAGCCCGAGTTCCAGGGTGCCAAGGTGCTCGTCGCCGGGCCCGACTTCGGGACGGGATCGAGCCGCGAGCACGCCGTCTGGGCGCTGCGCGACTTCGGCTTCGAGGTCGTCATCTCGCCGCGCTTCGGCGACATCTTCCGCGGCAACTCGGGCAAGCAGGGCCTCCTCACGGCGGTCGTGACCGAGCCCGACGTCGAGCGCATCTGGGCGATCATCGACGAGTCGGTGGCGAGCGGGAAGGGTTCGCCCGAGATCACGGTTGACCTGCCTGAGCAGACGGTGAGTGTCGAAAGCGCCACGGGTGCTCGCCTCACGGTTTCGTTCGAGGTCGATGCTTACACTAAGTGGCGTCTCCTCGAGGGCCTCGACGACATCGCCCTGACCCTGCGTGACGAGGCCGCAATCACAGAATACGAATCGCGCCGCGCATCATGGCGGCCCAAGACATTGCCGGTGAAGTAGTGAACTCTCTCGTACAAGACGCAGCAGCAGCGGGTGCCCGTGTGGGGCTGAAGTCCGACGAGATCGTGATCCGTGGCGGCAAGCCGCTGATCGGTCGCATCGAGGTGCGCGGGGCCAAGAACCTCGCCACGAAGGCCATGGTGGCGTCGCTTCTGGGCGACACGCCGTCGATCCTGAAGGACGTCCCGGACATCAGCGACGTCAACGTCGTGCGGGGCCTGCTCTCGATCCACGGGGTGCGCATCACCGACCCGGCGCGCGGCGAGCTGATCCTCGACCCGTCCAACGTCGAGACGGCGCACTTCGCCGAGATCGACGCGCACGCGGGTTCCTCCCGCATCCCGATCCTGTTCTGCGGGCCGCTGCTGCACCGTCTCGGCGAGGCCTTCATCCCCGACCTCGGCGGCTGCAGGATCGGCGATCGCCCTATCGACTTCCACATGGACGCCCTCCGAGCTTTCGGCGCGATCGTCGACAAGTCGTACAACGGCATTCACCTCACCGCTCCGAACGGCCTCAAGGGCGCCAACATCGAGCTCCCGTACCCGAGCGTCGGCGCGACCGAGCAGGTGCTGCTCACGGCGGTTCTCGCTGAGGGCGTCACCGAGCTGCGCAACGCGGCGATCGAGCCCGAGATCATGGACCTCATCGCGATCCTGCAGAAGATGGGCGCGATCGTGAACGTCGAGCCCAACCGCGTGATCTTCATCGAGGGCGTCAAGTCGCTGAACGGCTACACGCACCGCGCGATCAACGACCG is from Frondihabitans australicus and encodes:
- the leuD gene encoding 3-isopropylmalate dehydratase small subunit, which codes for MHKTTIVTCTVAPLKRSNVDTDQIIPAVFLKRVTKTGYDDALFYSWRQDPAFVLNQPEFQGAKVLVAGPDFGTGSSREHAVWALRDFGFEVVISPRFGDIFRGNSGKQGLLTAVVTEPDVERIWAIIDESVASGKGSPEITVDLPEQTVSVESATGARLTVSFEVDAYTKWRLLEGLDDIALTLRDEAAITEYESRRASWRPKTLPVK
- the murA gene encoding UDP-N-acetylglucosamine 1-carboxyvinyltransferase, with translation MNSLVQDAAAAGARVGLKSDEIVIRGGKPLIGRIEVRGAKNLATKAMVASLLGDTPSILKDVPDISDVNVVRGLLSIHGVRITDPARGELILDPSNVETAHFAEIDAHAGSSRIPILFCGPLLHRLGEAFIPDLGGCRIGDRPIDFHMDALRAFGAIVDKSYNGIHLTAPNGLKGANIELPYPSVGATEQVLLTAVLAEGVTELRNAAIEPEIMDLIAILQKMGAIVNVEPNRVIFIEGVKSLNGYTHRAINDRNEAASWAAAALATKGDIFVEGAKQQDLMTFLNVFRKVGGEFDVHEDGIRFYHPGGELKPVVIETDVHPGFMTDWQQPLVVALTQAHGTSIVHETVYENRFQFTEALNDMGAKIVVHKDGLKDVQRRVARRDFEQAAVITGPTPLHGADIRVPDLRGGFSHLIAALTAEGESKITNVGIIARGYEHFVAKLRKLGADFDFAG